Genomic DNA from Trypanosoma brucei brucei TREU927 chromosome 9, whole genome shotgun sequence:
ACCGTAAGGAATTTTGAAGAATATGTTAACCGCTGGCACTCGGAAATATTTAGCTGGTTCTCAGCGCCGCACATTTTTTCGCGTATCGCCCTCCGAAAGGCGATGAAACCACCATACCCTGTTCCGGTAATATGCACGAAGGAGACTTTGGAGAAGGAGCGCGTACTCATTGTACGGGCATACGGTAGGGGTGGGATCTACCATGGTCCTAGTTCGGAGAAGGGTGCCGTGAAGGAGTGTAAGGAGAGCCTAAccgaggaagaaagagatgaGGAACAGGAAGAATTCTTGCAAACACTACCACCCCTCCCGCCTTTAGATTCCGGTGTGGACAACGAACATTACATTTCCGGAGTATACGCAGCACCGGTCCTTCTCTCTCAAAGATGGTGGGAAGCAACTTTGAAAAGACTAACCTCAAGCAACCGTGAAGCGAAAGTGGCTTGGTGGACCCTTTATGATAATCCGGCAGTGTATATCAACGGTCAACCAGTCTCTTTGGTCCCTCGTCATGAGTTGCAGGAAGTTGAAGGTCGTCCATCCTTTGACGAACTAGTGCCGTGCATAGAAGTAGCACGAAAAGCTCCATGTAACTCAACATCATCAAAGGAATGTTCGAACTGTGATCCAATATCCCCGGCGCGCTGCCGTCGATTTACCCTAAGTTGTGCGGGTGGCGAAACAGTGTCCCCGGAACCAACTAGCGATCATCGGGTTGAAGAAGGTAAGACGACACCTGGTGCGAGTGGTGCAGTAGATGCAGCTACCGATACCGATGGTGAAAGCTCTGTCTCTACCTTTGGTGTTTCGCTAGAGAGCGAGGACTCTCACCTCGTACACGAGTTGCAGCAAAATTTTCTTGACGATCAGACGGAGACATACCCTCAGTATTGTACGGTAGGTCCTCTCTGTCAGTACAGTATTCCTGCCCCTGTACATGGTCTACAACCACTTATTATCGCACCGCCAATGCCCAGTGTGCATTGCAGCGAACACGGCTACCAGTGTAGAGAAGATCGCAACACCTCTTCCACAGGTATCGACTCCGCGTGCTACTTTCCGAGTGACCATGCCGTCTCCCATGGAAGTGAGACGGCGTTTAATCATCAGAACTCCGTAACACTGGAATGGGACGACTTTTCGGTCGCATCGCAAAGAAAACCTTCGGTTGGGCAACCGTCTCGAACAACCGCCAAAAAGAGTTCCGCTTTTGGGGAAGGCGCCAATGTACACAACGTCGCGACCGTTAGTGCCATGGCGACACATGTGGGTCAGCGAATTATGCACGAAGGACGGTTTTTACACGAAAGACCTTGGCTCACGCCAGTTTGTATTCGGTCGCGAGGTCCATCCTTCTCTGATTTTATGATCAAGTGTCTTCACCAGATGCGTGACGGTTACAAGATCGTTGTTGCAGTGGATGAACCGTATCAGATCATGTTGTTCAACGCCGTATGTCTGTTGAAGATGGCggcgaaggaagaggaagatttAGAGAGAACCCTGGCCCCAGATACGCCACTTCAAGAAGAATCAGTGGTCCCTACATTAGCGCCACATGAGCTCCTTTCAAGCGAAACGGCGGAGTGCCTTTCCCTCTTACAACCCTTCTATGATGAACTGAGTAAGAGCGTTGACAAcactgttgtttctgttgaAGGGTGCGCCATTATGGTGCAGAAAGTAATGAAGCGGATGTCTCCAGGAGGACTCTTGTTTCTTGATCAAATTCCCATGCTTATGGAGCAagcagaaagggaaaaaaaccaGCGTTTGCTCGGTGAATCCATACTTGCAGTTGTGCAGCGGATAGAGTTGTTTTGCTGGTTGGTAATCTTCGAAGCGTTTCTCGCATCAGCGATTAGAAGTCAATCAAACGGCATGAAAATTGATGAGATTTTGCCAAAGTTTCACACGTATGTTAACGCTTCCAATGTTGTGCATTGGATTGACTACATCGACCCTTGGAAGGATGTGCCTCACCGATCGCCAGATCCGTTTCATTTGCGGTACAGCAATGGGCTGCGGCGATGGGACAATCCAAGTTTCATTTTTAGAGGCGCGACTGTGTTGTAGGTGTTCATAGCCCCTTTATTATCTCAGCCTTCCAATAGGGTGGCTGTAGAACTGAGGTACGTAGGGAGCGGCACTGAGAGGTAAAGGATAATGTCAAGATGATAAACATTAAGGTGTTTCTTGTTGTGTTCCTGGGACACCTTTTGTGCTCTGGTGTAGCCTGATGTGTGGTTCATTTGTTGTTCCGCTATCACATCACCTCCACCATCGTCTCGCGTTTGTTTTTCCGCTTTTCGTACTGGATGTGTCTACATTAGATTTGATttttatgtatgtgtgtgttattattattgttatttttaatcaaataaaaaaaacagtttgCATGCTGCTGGCcatcaaaggaagaaaatacatTAAATTTGTATACTTGTGGTGGCAGGAGGTGGGCACGATGGCGTTCTGGTGCACATCAAATGTAAGAAGATAGGACATTTCCTCTGTCGTCTTCTTTCGTTCCATTCAAAGGTCGGCAGTTTGTTGTCTATGTCCTTTGCAAATTCTGTGCTGTTACCATCAAGCGAGTGTGTCGGTACCCCTCCATGTTTCTATTAACGGCccttcatttcccccccccttttttaacaCTTCTCTGCGCAAGGCTTCCATCCCCTTTTTGCCGCCCCCACGGGGTGCAAGCTACTTTGTGTGCTGTTCATGTGGTGGAGTGTTCGCCTTTTCCAACGCGGGACGGCAGCCGGCCCAACCGCAATGACCGCCGCCTCACCGCTCACTGAATCATGCGCCACGCAGCAGGTAACAACCAAGAATGTTCGTCGTCCAAGCAAGTTACAACGTCAAATGTTTATGGATCGCATGAAGAAGCGGCACCGTGCAAGGGTGAAAATGATCGCTGCACAAGAGCAATCACATTTGGCTACGGTACGCTCCTCGAATTTGAACGGGCGCGACGTCATTATGGCTCAGCTTGCGGATGAAATATTTAGCAGGGGACATAAACACGTCTGCTGTGCCACAAACATCTCTTTTGTACCAGATGGTAACCCCGCAATGCCAGAGGTTGCACTCGCAGGACGGGGGCAGTGTGGAAAAAGTTCACTGTTGAGGTCTCTGTTTCGCTCGTCTAGAGAAGTAGGACGCTCGAACGTGAAGTTGCGTCGTGATGCGATGAACTTTTTTAATGTGGGTGGAGGTGTCTTCAATATTGTGGATCTTCCGGGATTCGGCGGCACTTCGGTGCCATGGTCCACGCTCCTTCAACATGCTGTTCTACTACGGAACTTTGTGCGGTGCCGACCGAACCTCAAGATGTTGTATTATTGCATGGATGTGCACTACAGGCACGGAGTTTATATTCAAGACCTCGATCTGCTGCGTTTCCTTTCCAAGGAAGTACCAAATTTCACGATTGTCGTAACAAAAGGTGACCAGTTAGACACTACAAAGTCGCGAAATGTGTTTAGGTTGGAGGATATACGAAAAGAGCTGTTATTCCATGACATAACGCATCCAGTACTTGTTACAAGTGCCTATCATATGGGAGGTGTTGATGCACTTCGCTTTGACATGGTGATGAACTGCCTTCACGCACTTCCCACGGAACGCCTAACAATAACTGAAGCGAAGCGACTGTCGGAGCGGCTCCTAACACAGCGCGAAATTGGGACCGTACGACATTTGCCGTTGGCACCCACACAACTGCAGGATGAATTAAGGAACTGGAGcgaagaagtggaaaaagaaCGGGCAATAGAGCCAGTTACACCGGGAAGTATGGAGCAGAAGCATGAGGGTGAATCCGCACATGGTTTAAGCGAGCGTGACACAAACACCAGTGGTTGTTCAAGAGGCAAATGCACTTCAAAGGCAGTAGCGGTTGAGGTGGGTAGCTCTGTTACTCCCGCTGATATCTCCCTTGCGCTAGATCAGGCAGAAGCGTTTACCTCTCTCAAGAAAAAGGTAACCAACGAAGGGTTGATGAAATACGTTAGACAAACAAGTCCGTGGCGCAATCCACTCTTGTGGCCAGAAAATGTTGTGCCAACAAAACATCCGAAGGCCAATATCATGCGATGTCCGGAGGACCCACACAACCCTTATCTTACTCAGGCGCATTTTGTGTGCCCACGCGCCGACATGTACTTCCGTCGACCAAACGTTGGTACCCGCAAGGGTGTGGAAAAGGGTCGCTACGAGGCAGATCGGCCACTGGCCTTCCTCCTTAAACCTTATACCATTCCGTATTTCCCTGATGTTGTCGACGTGAAAATGCATCCACTACCGTGGACATTTCTCGGAAGTCGTGAGGCATACTATGAATCAACTGGTGGGCGTCAACTCGGGGTGCGCATGGCACAGTACGTTACTAACGGTGAGATACGCGCACTTAACGACAACCCTGCACCCACACAACCTGATCTTACGAAGGAGCTTCAGAAGTTGGAGCGTAAGAGGTATGGTTCATCCATCGCGATGCTACGACCACCGGGAAAGCAGGTGAAGGGTCTAACCACCGGTATGCCGTCAGTGCTTATTCACGGTAGCGAATGTGTTGATCAAGTAACCGCAGCGCCTCCACAACCCTTAGGCGCAGGAAAGTAACGACATGTTCACGGAGGCCTGTTTCTTCACAAATATGTTTCTGAATGACGCAGTGGAGGAGATCTACATGAGTGGTATATACTTTCTGTCATTAACGTCACCCATGCGAGCGAACGCAAAAAAAGTGTGAGGGTTGCTGCTGAAGTTGCGGCACGTAGGGATGCAAGGTTTAAGTCCCGCTTCAGTCGAGCCGGGTTTATGAACTGTTACTACTTTAGTTTGGTGTACACGCACCTGTGGGTTGCACAGATGTAACCATTCTCAGATTCTCCATACTTTGATCCCTCTCGATTGTCCTTGTGTACATGTACAAAAACTAATGCAGGTAGCTTAGTGTTTAAATGAAGTTGGTCCGTCATATAGAAACCATAGAAAATCGTGGCTACCTCTTCGAATTTACAATTGATGTGAACTCACCTGATGAACCCGAACTCTCGCGGGCTCGGCGGTACTACGTGGTAGCCACAGATCCGTCGCCGTCACGAGCCTTTTGTTACTTATCCATATATTTCCGTGATCCTTCGCTTTATTCCCCAAAGAGCCGCTGGTTTTCGCTGCACAACCGGGTCTTCGGTCCCATAGGGCACGACCGTTTTGTTGGGGAACTTCTCAAGGTGTCCCAAGCCGAGGCTGAGAGCTATAGTCTGTTCACGGATGAGCCAGCTGCGCGAGCAGCACTCGGTGTAATCTCCACCAACAGGGTGGACCCAACGGGAGGGAGGGCGGCGCGTGGTGGGGATGCGCATGGATCCCCCTTTGAAACGCCACGGGATGTGAAAACGGCAGCCGCAGTTCAAATTCTCTCAGAAAATGTAAAGGCACGTTTGGGGAAGGGCGTAGAGACCCTTTTAGGACCACCATACACAGTGTCAAAGGAAGCTATGACTTCCACACGTGACGCTGACTTCCAGTCGCAAGGGAATCAGCTACGAGAGGCACGTCAGCTTCTACAACTTGAACGGAACCAACATGAGAAAGACGTGGAACATTTGATGAGTGAGATTAGCCAACTACACAAGCAATTGAAAAACGTCGGTTATGAAGGAAAGGCAAGgcaacaggaacagcaaACAACCGCCCTGAGAGACTCTCAGGAGCGTGAGCGACTTTTGCAGCTGACAATAGACGAAAATGTTTTGCTTAAACAACGTTACCACCATGCTTGCGTAGAGTTGGAGCACTGGCGTATGGAATGTCGCCGACTGAAGCACAAATGTGACCAAAAGGCGATGGCTTCAACGCAAGCAACTAAGTGTGTGAGCCAGGAAGAGTATAACGACCTGGAAAAGCGTCACCGACTCCTACATAAGGAGCTTCATGAGCTTTCAGAGGAAAAGATGGAATTAGAGAGTAGGTTGCGCAAAGCCGATGAGGAGGCGGCCCGAAGAAGTATGGAATTGAGGCTCGCCTTGCAGGCACTGCACTCACTGGGGAGGGGTCTAGACAACGTACAGCACAAATTGCCTCTCGTGTTGCGGAGTGAATAACGCGTGTTAGGAGAGTTGTCGGAGTGGGCAAAAAGGGATTGTTATGCCGATGGGATTCGAGCTGGGAAGGGTGAGGAAAGACCCTACGGAAGGTGCAGTTGTGTTATGCaaagtattattattatatatatggcTATCGGTGACAATAATTACCTACTTCGTTTTATCCAAATTGTGAGCAATGTATGAAAATGCGTAATTTTTAATCCACTTAGTGCTTCGTCGTCCAACTTGACTGCCATTTTATgttctccctcttccctccccctttgtcCGCACACTTTTCCATGTGCAAACATATGGAGCAAAGACAGTAGGCgagaaaagaagtgcaaTGGGGATGCTTAACAACTGATATGTGCACCAAACGGGCAGTCTAGCTACTACCACCATACTCACACACTTATCCATAGAAATATCGTACTTTCTCAACGGGACCTCACGAACTGATTTCGTGATGTATATACCTTTGCTAAGTAATAATTTTAGCGGAGTGTATCTCCTTCCATGTTGCTGTGCAGCACTGGGGAATAACAATAAGTGAAGGTGTGAACTATATCCCATGCTGTTTAGGTAGTCAAATGGGGAAGAGCGGATGGGGACTTTGCCTTCACTACTTCATATCTCCTGTTCCGTTAtgggaaaggagaggaattttttttccttcctccctcttccaaAGCGGACTTGTTGATATTTTTAATTTCGTTGCTGAGACGTCTGTCATTACACCATTTGTTCACTTCTTCCAGTTGTCTTTGTATTCGATGGAAGGATTTCTGTAAGAAGGTGGCCATATTTATGCCGCTTGCTCATCATTCTCCAGGGTGCCACTACTGAACTCGGACGAGGAGCCCATTCCTTTTATTCAGGGATGTTATGCATGAAATATCCCCACGTCACCTGCTCTGTGAAACCATTTAGTGTGGTCTATTATTGTTGATATTGGCAGCCGGTGGGTCGCTGTTTTAAacgtctcttttctttatccACCACCGAGCTCCACCTCTGAAACACGTTGTGAACTCCTTGTATTAGCACATATACAGAAAGGGAAGACAAGaataagagaaagaaagaaaagtagagCCCTCTCAAATGGCGACCCGTGACCGTACGACAGAGTTTCTTCAATACCGCAGCGCCAAAACTCGCCAAACTGACTCGCAAGGTCTCTTACAAGAGGACAGAGGTGCTTCAACCTTTAGCACCTTCGTTGCACCTCTGTGGATGCAGAAGATGGATGAGGTTCGCGAGCTGCAGAGAAAGATTCGGAAGCATATGGAGTCGCTGGAAAAGCTGTGGCGAAACAATCTAAAGATTGAGTTTAGCTCGTCGCGAGACGAGGGACGTGAGGAAATGGATATTGAGCGTCTGCGAGTTTCTATTGATAATCTCTTCAAGCAGAGTGAGAAAGTAGTTAATGAACTCGAAGTGGCCTACATGCGTGAGCTCCCTGACGAGGGAACTGATGCGGAGTTGAGTATACTTCGTAATGTGAAGATGTGTCTTGTTAACGAACTCAGCAACATTGGTAAATTATACCGTGAGAGCGAGCGGCGATACGTTATGGATCTAAAAAAGCAGCAATCGGTCGCGAAGCGATGGGGAAACAGTGAACGACAGCGAGTCATCGAGCAGGAGCTTGAAACCGATGCTGTAATGAACCGTTGCCTCCAAAAGGGCATGTCTCAGGAGCAGGTAGAGGCGATGCTTCTCAATCAACAATTGGCGGATGAGCGTGTGAAGGAATTtgaacacatatatacatcaATAAAGTCCATGCACGAGATGTTCTCTGACATGAAAACGCTCGTTATTGAGCAAGGTGCCGTGCTCGACCGTATTGATTACAACATGTCGATCACTCACGAACGCGTGCAGAGTGGTAGAGCGGAGTTGGAAAAGGCAGCGGAATATCAGGAGGCCGGGTTGTTCAAAAcatgtttcttgtttttagtGGTAACTAtctttgtgcttttgttcaTTCTTCTGTTTCAAAAGATGCTGTCTTAAACCTGAATCCATTACGCAACAACCCCCGGCGGCATTAACCCTGGGAAATGCAAACGGATCCCTCAAACTGTTGCTGAGACATCTATGTCTATTGCTCATGAATAAAGGCGAAAAGcacagaaaggaaagggaataatatcttcacttttgttccttgcttccttttccctgcCACATAATCTTCTATAGTTTCGTTTTGGGTTCATGATTGTGCCTTGATGGAGTATGAGCAGTGCATCTGGCGGGAGACTTCCAGAATTTAGCACCACAAACACACCTACGTATACGTACACCTTATTTATTCACGGCTCTTACTGTTGCATCAGACTGCGCGACCGAAAGCACCGTCAACATCTTGGTGTTATCTTGTTGCTATTCGTGCCCCTGTGGAGGGAGAGGGGATGGTTATACCTTCTGGTAATGCGATATGAAGAAAAGTTTTCCTAAGTGAATCGGTGGATTTTATTTCCAGAATTGCTATCTCTGACCACCTCTTGACCCTATTCTCTTAAAATTAACCTTTATTTTTCCGGTGCTGCTTTCTTAcctttaattattattattattatttttgtgggGTGACCAACAAGAGATAGTGTATCCTATCAACACAACATAATTTGTGGTATGAAGCGGGAAAGTAAGGAAACCTTGTCGCgagatttattttttattttcatatgAACTTCGTTCCTCTTTATAGATCAATTTTGAAGGGGATTCATACCGCAAAACAACATCCATACCACCTGCAAGATATACGTTTCATCCTTTCGTACCCGCTCGTGAAACCGGTGTATTATGCGACCAAACCGAACAGCGAGTTGAAGCAACTGGAGCCCCTGCAGGGAATTGACACCCCGCTCCTTGTCCGAACTTGTCTTGAGGACCTCCGCAGGGCTTTCATGTCTGTGCCTTCGAAAGACATGTCGGTGGCGCAGCAATTCGTATACATGCGTGAGTTGGGGTGGTTGAAGTGTAGATTGGAGAATATTGCTAGCGAGTCGACTGATGCAATTCTCAAAGAAGCACGCGTGGTTGCTTCCGAAGTGACGGATGATGACTTCCTAGACGACCAAATCATTGTGCGACAGGGCCGCCCCAACAATAAAGAACTTCAGTGTGTACAGACAGGTAATAATGGGAGTGAAATGGGGGATTGTGGGTACGGAGTGGCATCTGCGGGTGCAATTGGGCTGCGCTATGAGATGTTCATTCTTCAAAACGTCGCACCGTTACCACTTGTTAAGgaatttctttcttccttctcccaGAACACAgaagccgctgctgctgctgcaacgtCTAACCAGAAATTGCAGGAATTTGCTAGGCGCTACGTACCGCGTACCGTAGTGTGTCAGAATGAGGACCTCACACTGACAATCACCGTGAACGCATTTGATGCGGCATTAACCCGCAAATcaacggaagaaaacaaccCCTTCGCACGTGTGCATCGTTACTTCATGATTCGCTTTGACTTATCTCCAAGTGACCCCTTAGTTTTGGGTGTGGATGTTGTCAACTCGTACTTTCTTAGGTTGGACGCTGGGTCAGCTGAGCTTGTGGAGGACATTGGGTACCTTCATGCTGCCGATGTCTGGAAATTGTCCCAGGAGTTGAGGGTGAAAGGCAGCGGGAGCAGCACCGATAGCGACGACACCAAAGACAATGGCTGCGTCGACGGCAGCGTAAGTAGTAAAGAGCACGCCGCTGAAGGAAATGTAAACTGCATGGACCACAATGAGCACGAACACAACCCTACATCGCATTTTGAGTTGAGTTTTATAAATCCGTCGGACGGACCTACAATCATGAAAGGGCAATTGTACTACACGCTGCGAACAAAATCTAGCGCCTCCGCCTCCAAAATGAACGTGGGTGTCATTTCGTTCGGGCAcattcttttgtttaacGACGAATAGTTGAAATTTTATTTAAAGGGGGGGCCAAATAACTATGTTGTAACAAAAGCTAATTTGATATGCCCACAGTAAAGCAGTGGGTGCTGTATTAGTAATTTGGCAACCAGGTGACTTCgaccctttttgtttcgtttgaaaggggaaatgtTCTCTCGCTCTCCCGATGTTTCAGGGGAGGGAATAGTGAGGGCAATGAAAATGTACACATTTGTATAACTGCATGCAGTGTTATACAACATGTCTCGCGGGTCTACTGTTCCCAATAATGCCTTGGTCCCAATCAACACCCCCgtaggggggaggagggaggatATAAAGGGGAAAGGTTGTACTGTGAAGAGGCTGGTGTGAGCGAAAGGGAAGTTATAACATGCCCCCCCCCTTCTCGGGTAGTTCCCCCCTCATTGGTAATCTTCGCAATACTGCGGGGTATGCAATtctctcctcccctccccacaACAGATTTAGAAGCGGTGGGGCACTGTGACTCGTTTCTGAATATTTAAATATTGGTTTGGGGGGAGAAAGGGGTGAAAATGGGTTGACTTACACATTGTGATGCGTTCCTCCCGTGACCATGCGCTaacaaaattgtgcattaCCACTTAGGTAAGGCACACCGAATAATCTTTGCGGTGGCACCCATTGGGTGCACATTGCATTGACAATAATGAGCAGAATTGAGCCGCTTCTTTTTCCAACCCTATACGTTGTTTAgcgtttccccccccccctcttaGTTATATCCCATTTTTCTAGCCTTTGGGCATTTCACTctaactttctttttgttactttatTACGCTTTTTGCAAGCCAAACACATGAAGGATCCTGTAGTTAGCGGTTCACCAGTTGTTGACGCGGCAGTGCTGCCATGCACTCAACTCCGCGCTAACCGTCGCATGCCCCTGTTGTGGCTTCCCATGTCTCTGTGTAAGCAGTTGTATTCGGAGCATGGAGAGGGCAATGCAACAACCATCGGACGTAATGGTGAGGACAACATGCATGGTAACATGAGCGGGGACAGTGTTGAGCAGGTGCTAGAGTGCCTCTCTGGTTTGGAGCGTGGTGTTCTCAATGCAGTATTGAGGCAGCCCTTCCTCCCCATCCACACACTTCGTGAGGCGTTCCCAGTTGGGAGGAATTACAATTTTGACGACGATTTATTTGAGATCCTTGTGCGGGTGGCCAGCAATGTCGACTCCGTTACCGCCTCTGCCTCCGCGGAAGTGGAAGTTCATATGGGCACGGCTGCTGTTGTCGTGGTGCTGAACTGTTACGAACATGAGCCAAACTTGGCCCTCAAGGCGGTGGGATACGTTTTCGAGAAATACTTTAAAAATTGTGCCTGCCGCTGCGTGGTGCTCGACCCACCAGCAGACATAGAATCAGGTGGTCTACGGGAAGTTCTCATCCCAGTCTCTACAGGAGCATCCATTAATGACGTGGCTAACCACGTCTTGAGAGAGGTTGCATTTGCCATGGTGCGGCGCGCAGACGCACGACTCGTTGAGCTGTCGTCGATGATCGCGTCAATAGTTGAGGCGAAACCTGGACCAAGTGACCTGAGCAGCGTCTTGAGATTTAAGAGTAGTAGCAAG
This window encodes:
- a CDS encoding syntaxin, putative (curated by Mark Field), encoding MATRDRTTEFLQYRSAKTRQTDSQGLLQEDRGASTFSTFVAPLWMQKMDEVRELQRKIRKHMESLEKLWRNNLKIEFSSSRDEGREEMDIERLRVSIDNLFKQSEKVVNELEVAYMRELPDEGTDAELSILRNVKMCLVNELSNIGKLYRESERRYVMDLKKQQSVAKRWGNSERQRVIEQELETDAVMNRCLQKGMSQEQVEAMLLNQQLADERVKEFEHIYTSIKSMHEMFSDMKTLVIEQGAVLDRIDYNMSITHERVQSGRAELEKAAEYQEAGLFKTCFLFLVVTIFVLLFILLFQKMLS